Proteins encoded by one window of Rhodamnia argentea isolate NSW1041297 chromosome 6, ASM2092103v1, whole genome shotgun sequence:
- the LOC115734346 gene encoding self-incompatibility protein S1-like: MDASTKFKSGRIVFLLLTGSFFALIFAEVHISVKNRLGSGKNMTLHCQSKDDDLGERTVADGDEFGWDFNANVWGTTLYYCDMGWENLQDYHFDAYSHARDWARCETQCLWLVSEEGMYGLNGQTGFWSTFTSGQVDKI; this comes from the coding sequence ATGGATGCCTCAACCAAATTCAAGAGTGGCAGAATCGTCTTCCTCCTCCTAACAGGAAGCTTCTTCGCCCTCATTTTTGCAGAGGTTCACATCAGCGTCAAGAACCGGCTGGGGAGCGGCAAGAACATGACCCTCCATTGCCAGTCCAAAGACGACGATCTGGGTGAGCGGACTGTTGCAGATGGAGATGAATTCGGGTGGGATTTCAATGCGAATGTGTGGGGCACCACTCTGTATTACTGTGACATGGGATGGGAAAATTTGCAGGATTACCATTTTGATGCGTATTCGCACGCTAGAGACTGGGCTCGATGCGAAACGCAGTGCTTGTGGCTTGTCTCTGAGGAGGGAATGTATGGCTTGAATGGGCAAACTGGGTTTTGGAGTACATTTACCAGTGGCCAAGTTGACAAGATTTGA